Proteins from a genomic interval of Gossypium hirsutum isolate 1008001.06 chromosome A09, Gossypium_hirsutum_v2.1, whole genome shotgun sequence:
- the LOC107895459 gene encoding S-adenosylmethionine carrier 1, chloroplastic/mitochondrial-like, protein MPKSNTRTISGAFAGIFVSLSLHPVDTLKTLIQSCLADHKSMFYIGLTGLYRGIGSDIVSSAPISALYTFSYESVKGTLLPLFPKYHSLAHCMSGGSVSVAISIIFTPRERIKQQVKKALVGIMRKGGLSSLYTGWGAVLCRNVPHSIIEVLSFYSNCVACHHHSRKGIPMSRDVASSRRE, encoded by the exons ATGCCAAAATCAAATACACGTACTATTTCAGGGGCTTTTGCTGGAATATTTGTGAGCCTTTCCTTACATCCAGTTGATACACTTAAGACACTCATTCAGTCCTGTCTTGCGGACCACAAGTCAATGTTTTATATTG GTTTAACTGGATTATATCGTGGCATTGGCAGCGATATTGTATCTTCAGCTCCAATATCTGCTCTTTATACTTTCTCATATGAATCAGTCAAAGGGACTTTGCTTCCTCTTTTCCCTAAG TATCATTCTTTAGCCCATTGCATGTCTGGTGGCAGTGTAAGCGTcgctatttctattatttttacgcCTAGAGAGCGTATAAAGCAGCAGGTCAA GAAAGCGTTGGTTGGGATTATGAGAAAGGGTGGGCTGTCTTCACTCTACACTGGGTGGGGTGCTGTACTCTGCAGGAATGTTCCACACTCAATAATCGAGGTTTTATCTTTTTACAGTAACTGTGTTGCATGTCACCATCATAGCAGAAAGGGCATTCCCATGTCCAGGGATGTTGCAAGTTCTCGGAGAGAGTGA